A genome region from Mycolicibacterium litorale includes the following:
- a CDS encoding (Fe-S)-binding protein, whose amino-acid sequence MDTQILIRLIVGLLMTGIVIALAAKRVLWLTKLIRSGQPTSEANNRKDNLGKRITTQFEEVFGQTRLLRWSIPGIAHFFTMWGFFILASVYLEAYGLLFDHDFHIPIVGTWDALGFLQDFFAVAVLLGIITFAIIRVMQEPKQHGRDSRFYGSHTGGAWLILFMIFNVIWTYALVRGAAADVGNLPYGNGAFFSHFMGWVLSPLGHDVNEWVETIALLLHIAVMLVFLLIVLHSKHLHIGLAPINVTFKRLPNGLGPLLPMEYNGEPIDFEDPAEDAVLGRGKIEDFTWKGYLDMTTCTECGRCQSQCPAWNTGKPLSPKLVIMNLRDHLFAKAPYILGDKESPLENTPEGGLGEELRGEKDSEKHSHDHVPESGFERIMGSGPEQATRPLVGTEEQGGVIDPDVLWSCTTCGACVEQCPVDIEHIDHIVDMRRYQVMMESEFPGELGVLFKNLETKGNPWGQNAKDRTNWIDEVDFDVPVFGKDVDSFEGYEYLFWVGCAGAYEDRAKKTTKAVAELLAIAGVKYLVLGEGETCNGDSARRSGNEFLFQQLAAQNVETLNDLFEGVERVDRKVIVTCPHCFNTLGREYPQVGGNYTVLHHTQLLNRLIRDKKLVPVSPVDGGADITYHDPCYLGRHNKVYEAPRELIGASGAKLTEMPRHADRGLCCGAGGARMWMEEHIGKRVNQERVEEALDTGVSKIATGCPFCRVMITDGVDDVAATRNVEKAEVLDVAQLLLGSLDTSTVTLPEKGTAAKEAEERAAKAAAAAPAPEKAPAEEPAEKPEAPAAKASTATETKPVTGLGLAGGAKKPGAKKTAAADDKPAAAAAPAKGLGIAGGAKRPGAKKTAAAPAEAKAETATAETTEAPAAPAAKGLGIAAGAKRPGAKKTAAAPAEAKAEPAKAEAAEAPAEAKPEPEVKGLGIAAGARRPGAKKAAPKASPNEGASTVVQPANVDPDQAKAGTEAADTADSDLGLESKPEPEVKGLGIAAGARRPGAKRKAAPAPKPAEAKPEPAAEPAAEVEAPAPEAEPDATPEPEAAPKASGNGDARIVGDEPPVKGLGIAKGARRPGKR is encoded by the coding sequence GTGGACACGCAGATTCTCATCCGACTCATCGTCGGGTTGCTGATGACCGGCATCGTGATCGCCCTCGCCGCAAAACGCGTGCTGTGGCTGACGAAGCTCATCCGGTCGGGCCAGCCCACCAGCGAGGCCAACAACCGCAAGGACAACCTCGGCAAGCGCATCACGACCCAGTTCGAGGAAGTCTTCGGACAGACGCGTCTGCTGCGCTGGTCGATCCCCGGCATCGCGCACTTCTTCACGATGTGGGGCTTCTTCATCCTCGCGTCGGTGTACCTCGAGGCCTACGGCCTGCTGTTCGACCACGATTTCCACATCCCGATCGTCGGCACCTGGGATGCGCTGGGCTTCCTGCAGGACTTCTTCGCCGTCGCGGTGCTGCTCGGCATCATCACCTTCGCAATCATCCGCGTGATGCAGGAGCCCAAACAGCACGGCCGCGACTCGCGCTTCTACGGCTCCCACACCGGTGGCGCATGGCTGATCCTGTTCATGATCTTCAACGTCATCTGGACCTACGCGCTGGTCCGCGGCGCCGCCGCCGACGTCGGCAACCTGCCGTACGGCAACGGCGCGTTCTTCTCGCACTTCATGGGCTGGGTGCTGAGCCCGCTCGGCCACGACGTCAACGAGTGGGTCGAGACCATCGCGCTGCTGCTGCACATCGCGGTCATGCTGGTCTTCCTGCTGATCGTGCTGCACTCCAAGCACCTGCACATCGGCCTGGCACCCATCAACGTCACCTTCAAGCGGCTGCCCAACGGTCTGGGTCCGCTGCTGCCGATGGAGTACAACGGCGAGCCGATCGACTTCGAGGATCCCGCCGAGGACGCGGTGCTGGGGCGCGGAAAGATCGAGGACTTCACGTGGAAGGGCTACCTCGACATGACGACCTGCACGGAGTGCGGTCGCTGTCAGTCGCAGTGCCCGGCGTGGAACACCGGTAAGCCGCTGTCGCCCAAGCTCGTGATCATGAACCTGCGCGACCATCTGTTCGCGAAGGCGCCGTACATCCTCGGCGACAAGGAGTCGCCGCTGGAGAACACCCCCGAGGGTGGTCTCGGCGAGGAACTGCGCGGCGAGAAGGACTCCGAGAAGCACTCGCACGACCACGTCCCCGAGTCCGGCTTCGAGCGGATCATGGGATCGGGCCCCGAGCAGGCCACCCGTCCGCTCGTCGGCACCGAAGAACAGGGTGGCGTGATCGACCCGGACGTGCTGTGGTCGTGCACCACCTGCGGCGCCTGCGTCGAACAGTGCCCGGTGGACATCGAGCACATCGACCACATCGTCGACATGCGCCGCTACCAGGTGATGATGGAATCCGAGTTCCCCGGTGAGCTCGGTGTGCTGTTCAAGAACCTGGAGACCAAGGGCAACCCCTGGGGTCAGAACGCCAAGGACCGCACCAACTGGATCGACGAGGTGGACTTCGACGTGCCGGTCTTCGGCAAGGACGTCGACTCCTTCGAGGGTTACGAGTACCTGTTCTGGGTGGGCTGCGCCGGCGCCTACGAGGACCGCGCGAAGAAGACCACCAAGGCCGTCGCCGAACTGCTCGCGATCGCCGGCGTCAAGTACCTCGTCCTCGGCGAGGGTGAGACCTGCAACGGCGACTCGGCACGCCGCTCGGGCAACGAGTTCCTGTTCCAGCAGCTCGCCGCGCAGAACGTCGAAACCCTCAACGACCTGTTCGAGGGTGTGGAGCGAGTCGACCGCAAGGTCATCGTCACCTGCCCGCACTGCTTCAACACGCTGGGCCGCGAGTACCCGCAGGTCGGCGGCAACTACACCGTCCTGCATCACACCCAGCTGCTCAACCGGCTGATCCGCGACAAGAAGCTGGTGCCGGTCTCCCCCGTCGACGGCGGTGCGGACATCACCTACCACGACCCCTGCTACCTGGGCCGCCACAACAAGGTCTACGAGGCGCCGCGTGAGCTGATCGGCGCGTCCGGCGCGAAGCTCACCGAGATGCCGCGCCACGCCGACCGCGGTCTGTGCTGCGGCGCGGGCGGTGCGCGGATGTGGATGGAAGAGCACATCGGCAAGCGCGTCAACCAGGAGCGGGTCGAGGAGGCGCTCGACACCGGGGTGTCGAAGATCGCCACCGGCTGCCCGTTCTGCCGCGTGATGATCACCGACGGTGTCGACGACGTCGCCGCCACCCGGAACGTGGAGAAGGCCGAGGTCCTCGACGTCGCCCAGCTGCTGCTGGGCTCGCTCGACACGAGCACGGTGACGCTGCCGGAGAAGGGCACCGCCGCCAAGGAGGCCGAGGAGCGCGCCGCCAAGGCTGCTGCGGCCGCACCCGCTCCGGAGAAGGCACCGGCCGAAGAGCCGGCCGAAAAGCCGGAAGCCCCGGCCGCCAAGGCGTCGACCGCGACCGAGACCAAACCGGTCACCGGCCTCGGACTCGCGGGAGGTGCGAAGAAGCCGGGCGCGAAGAAGACCGCGGCCGCCGACGACAAGCCCGCTGCCGCGGCAGCGCCTGCCAAGGGCCTCGGCATCGCCGGTGGCGCCAAGCGCCCCGGCGCCAAGAAGACCGCGGCCGCACCGGCGGAAGCCAAGGCAGAGACCGCCACGGCGGAGACCACCGAGGCGCCGGCCGCACCCGCGGCGAAGGGTCTCGGCATCGCCGCAGGTGCCAAGCGCCCCGGCGCCAAGAAGACGGCCGCTGCACCGGCGGAAGCCAAGGCCGAACCCGCGAAGGCAGAAGCGGCGGAGGCACCTGCGGAGGCCAAGCCCGAGCCCGAGGTCAAGGGTCTGGGTATCGCCGCGGGCGCGCGTCGGCCCGGTGCGAAGAAGGCCGCTCCGAAGGCGTCGCCGAACGAGGGCGCCTCCACGGTCGTCCAACCCGCCAACGTCGATCCGGATCAAGCCAAGGCCGGAACGGAGGCAGCGGACACCGCCGACTCCGATCTGGGTCTGGAGAGCAAGCCGGAACCCGAGGTGAAGGGGCTCGGTATCGCCGCGGGCGCACGTCGCCCGGGTGCGAAGAGGAAGGCCGCCCCCGCGCCGAAGCCGGCCGAGGCCAAGCCGGAGCCCGCAGCGGAGCCTGCGGCCGAGGTTGAAGCGCCCGCGCCTGAGGCCGAACCGGACGCCACGCCCGAACCGGAAGCCGCGCCGAAAGCCTCCGGCAACGGCGACGCCCGGATCGTCGGCGACGAGCCGCCGGTCAAGGGTCTGGGCATCGCCAAGGGTGCCCGTCGCCCCGGAAAGCGGTAA
- a CDS encoding pyridoxal phosphate-dependent aminotransferase: protein MDDVTMPQTPATWHAGGHQQRPRTFTQSSKLQDVLYEIRGPVHEHASRLEAEGHRILKLNIGNPAPFGFEAPDVIMRDMIAALPTAQGYSDSKGIVSARRAVFTRYELVDGFPRFDIDDVFLGNGASELIQMTLQALLDNGDQVLIPAPDYPLWTACTSLAGGTPVHYLCDETQGWNPDVADIESKITDRTKAIVVINPNNPTGAVYSRETLEQIAELARKHQLLLLADEIYDKILYDDAKHISLASVAPDVLTLTFNGLSKAYRVAGYRSGWLVITGPKEHASSFIEGISLLANMRLCPNVPAQHAIQVALGGHQSIDDLVLPGGRLLEQRDVAWEKLNGIPGVSCVKPAGALYAFPRLDPEVYDIHDDEQLVLDLLLQEKILVVQGTGFNWPTPDHLRIVTLPWARDLAAAIERLGNFLVSYRQ from the coding sequence ATGGACGACGTGACCATGCCTCAGACGCCCGCGACCTGGCACGCCGGCGGCCATCAGCAGCGGCCTCGGACGTTCACGCAGTCGTCGAAGCTGCAGGACGTCCTCTACGAGATCCGCGGGCCGGTACACGAGCACGCCTCGCGGCTCGAGGCCGAGGGCCACCGCATCCTCAAGCTCAACATCGGCAACCCGGCGCCGTTCGGCTTCGAGGCACCCGACGTGATCATGCGCGACATGATCGCGGCGCTGCCGACCGCGCAGGGCTACTCCGACTCCAAGGGCATCGTGAGCGCCCGCCGCGCGGTGTTCACCCGCTACGAGCTGGTCGACGGCTTCCCCCGCTTCGACATCGACGACGTGTTCCTCGGCAACGGCGCCTCCGAGCTGATCCAGATGACGTTGCAGGCGCTGCTGGACAACGGCGACCAGGTGCTGATTCCGGCCCCGGACTATCCGCTGTGGACGGCGTGCACCTCGCTGGCCGGTGGCACCCCGGTGCACTACCTGTGCGACGAGACGCAGGGCTGGAATCCCGACGTCGCCGACATCGAGTCGAAGATCACCGACCGCACCAAGGCGATCGTGGTGATCAATCCGAACAACCCCACCGGCGCTGTGTACAGCCGGGAAACGCTCGAACAGATCGCCGAACTGGCGCGCAAGCACCAGCTGCTGCTGCTGGCCGACGAGATCTACGACAAGATCCTCTACGACGACGCCAAGCACATCTCGCTGGCGTCGGTGGCGCCCGACGTGCTCACCTTGACGTTCAACGGGCTGTCGAAGGCCTACCGGGTGGCGGGTTACCGGTCGGGTTGGCTGGTGATCACCGGCCCGAAGGAGCATGCCAGCAGCTTCATCGAGGGCATCAGTCTGCTGGCCAATATGCGGCTGTGCCCGAATGTGCCTGCGCAGCACGCCATTCAGGTCGCACTCGGCGGCCACCAGAGCATCGACGATCTGGTGCTGCCCGGCGGGCGGCTGCTCGAACAGCGCGACGTGGCGTGGGAGAAGCTCAACGGCATCCCCGGGGTCTCGTGCGTGAAGCCGGCCGGTGCGCTGTACGCGTTCCCGCGGCTGGACCCCGAGGTCTACGACATCCACGACGACGAACAGTTGGTGCTCGACCTGCTCCTGCAGGAGAAGATCCTGGTCGTGCAGGGCACCGGGTTCAATTGGCCCACACCGGATCACCTGCGCATCGTGACGCTGCCGTGGGCCCGTGACCTGGCCGCCGCCATCGAGCGGCTCGGCAACTTCCTGGTCAGCTACCGGCAGTAG
- a CDS encoding YibE/F family protein, giving the protein MTHTHSHSHSLGGPSPLGPLAARIVVGLLIAIGVVVSIGAVLLWPSQQKADIPLPFQNAEGGAVTTEAGQVRATSLAPCGSPSAGQVLTSDPAPTPGDGQQCVQVLVAIDSGPNKGANTLLEFSGGPGQPQLAAGDDIRLSRQVDQGGATSYTFYDYARGWPLAGLAAAFAVVVVAVARWRGLRALVGIVVAFAVLVVFLLPALRDGASAVPVALVASAVILYAVIYLAHGVSLRTSAALLGTLTSLLLAALLSWGAIEVAHLTGLSEDQNNEVAAYLGNVSITGLLLAGFIIGSLGVLNDVTVTQASTVFELAELQGSSRRTVFVGAMRVGRDHIASTVYTLVLAYAGSALPLLLLFSVANRSLVDVLTSESVAIEIARSAVGGIALALSVPLTTGIAAVLATPRVSRSGPGVPPRHDPAHRSS; this is encoded by the coding sequence GTGACGCACACCCACTCGCACTCGCACTCGCTGGGCGGTCCGTCGCCGCTCGGCCCGCTGGCCGCCAGGATCGTGGTCGGCCTGCTGATCGCGATCGGCGTCGTGGTGTCGATCGGTGCGGTGCTGCTGTGGCCCAGCCAGCAGAAGGCCGACATCCCGCTGCCGTTCCAGAACGCCGAAGGCGGCGCGGTGACGACGGAGGCCGGGCAGGTGCGCGCCACCAGCCTGGCCCCGTGCGGCAGCCCGTCGGCGGGCCAGGTCCTCACCTCCGACCCGGCGCCGACACCCGGCGACGGTCAGCAGTGTGTGCAGGTGCTCGTCGCCATCGACTCGGGCCCGAACAAGGGCGCCAACACGCTGCTGGAGTTCAGCGGCGGCCCCGGTCAGCCTCAGCTCGCCGCCGGGGACGACATTCGGCTGAGCCGCCAGGTGGACCAGGGCGGCGCCACCAGCTACACGTTCTACGACTACGCGCGCGGCTGGCCGCTGGCCGGGCTGGCCGCCGCATTCGCCGTCGTCGTGGTGGCGGTGGCGCGCTGGCGCGGCCTGCGCGCCCTGGTCGGCATCGTGGTGGCGTTCGCGGTGCTGGTGGTGTTCCTGCTGCCCGCGCTACGCGACGGGGCGTCGGCCGTCCCGGTTGCGCTGGTGGCGTCCGCGGTGATCCTCTACGCCGTCATCTACCTCGCGCACGGGGTGAGCCTGCGCACCAGCGCCGCCCTGCTCGGCACGCTGACCTCACTGCTGCTCGCGGCCTTATTGTCCTGGGGTGCCATCGAAGTCGCGCATCTGACCGGCCTGTCAGAGGACCAGAACAACGAGGTCGCCGCCTATCTGGGCAACGTGTCGATCACCGGTCTGCTGCTGGCCGGGTTCATCATCGGGTCGCTCGGTGTCCTCAACGACGTGACGGTGACCCAGGCGTCGACGGTGTTCGAACTGGCCGAACTGCAGGGCAGTTCACGGCGGACGGTCTTCGTGGGTGCGATGCGGGTGGGCCGCGACCACATCGCCAGCACGGTGTACACGCTGGTGTTGGCCTACGCCGGCAGCGCGTTGCCGCTGCTGCTGTTGTTCAGCGTCGCCAACCGCTCGCTGGTCGATGTGCTCACCAGTGAGAGCGTGGCCATCGAGATCGCCCGGTCGGCCGTCGGCGGTATCGCGCTGGCGCTGTCGGTGCCGCTGACCACCGGCATCGCGGCGGTGCTGGCGACGCCCCGCGTTTCGCGATCAGGGCCGGGGGTACCCCCGCGCCATGACCCAGCCCACCGGTCATCATGA
- a CDS encoding 2Fe-2S iron-sulfur cluster-binding protein, which yields MTQPTGHHDVTLEVDGEQRTLRLDNRVTLLDALREHLGVTAPKKGCDHGQCGSCTVLRDGRRVTTCLTFAVAADGACITTAAGLGDGDDLHPVAQAFHDEDAFQCGYCTPGQICSAVGMLDEVKAGAPSFVSDDLDAPPELTDDEIRERMSGNLCRCAAYPNIVAAIERAAAQ from the coding sequence ATGACCCAGCCCACCGGTCATCATGACGTGACCCTCGAAGTCGACGGCGAACAGCGGACGCTGCGCCTCGACAACCGCGTCACCCTGCTCGACGCGCTGCGCGAGCACCTCGGGGTGACCGCACCGAAGAAGGGGTGTGACCACGGACAGTGCGGTTCGTGCACCGTGCTGCGCGACGGTCGCCGGGTCACCACCTGTCTGACGTTCGCCGTCGCCGCCGACGGTGCGTGCATCACCACCGCCGCCGGACTCGGTGACGGCGACGATCTGCATCCGGTCGCGCAGGCGTTCCACGACGAGGACGCGTTCCAGTGCGGCTACTGCACCCCGGGCCAGATCTGCTCGGCGGTCGGCATGCTCGACGAAGTCAAGGCGGGCGCACCGAGTTTCGTCAGCGACGACCTCGACGCGCCGCCCGAGCTGACCGACGACGAGATCCGGGAACGCATGAGCGGCAACCTGTGTCGGTGCGCGGCATACCCGAACATCGTCGCCGCGATCGAACGGGCCGCGGCCCAGTGA
- a CDS encoding FAD binding domain-containing protein, which yields MRTFDYHLAESPADAVATLTAHPDAAYLAGGTNLVDHMKLGVATPGLLVDVSRLALDEVTNTGDGGVRVGATVRNSDLAAHPLIRSRYPGLSRALLSAASGQLRNSATTAGNLLQRTRCVYFQDVTTPCNKRTPGSGCSAIGGYVRYHAILGASPQCIAVHPSDMAVAMSALDAVVVVEGGDGERRIPIDEFYRLPGDEPHRDTVLRHGELITAVELPAPPDNAVSDYRKVRDRASFAFAVVSVAAEITLRGEEIASARIALGGVAHKPWRARSAEEVLTGAAPTEETFAAAADAELAAAQPQPGNEFKVTLTRRTLIAELRALTGRGPR from the coding sequence GTGAGGACGTTCGACTACCACCTCGCCGAGAGCCCGGCCGATGCCGTCGCAACGCTGACCGCGCACCCTGACGCCGCCTATCTCGCGGGGGGCACCAACCTGGTCGACCACATGAAGCTCGGTGTCGCCACACCCGGCCTGCTCGTCGACGTCAGCCGGCTGGCCCTCGACGAGGTCACGAACACCGGCGACGGCGGGGTGCGTGTCGGCGCCACCGTCCGCAACAGCGACCTCGCCGCCCACCCGCTGATCCGTTCCCGCTATCCCGGCCTGTCGCGGGCGCTGCTGTCGGCGGCGTCGGGGCAGCTGCGCAACTCGGCCACCACGGCCGGAAACCTGTTGCAGCGCACGCGGTGTGTGTATTTCCAGGACGTCACCACACCGTGCAACAAGCGCACCCCGGGCAGCGGCTGTTCGGCGATCGGCGGCTACGTGCGCTACCACGCAATCCTCGGCGCGTCCCCGCAGTGCATCGCGGTGCACCCGTCGGACATGGCGGTGGCGATGAGCGCCCTCGACGCCGTGGTGGTCGTCGAGGGTGGCGACGGGGAACGCCGCATCCCGATCGACGAGTTCTACCGGCTGCCAGGCGACGAACCGCACCGCGACACCGTCCTTCGCCACGGCGAGCTGATCACCGCGGTGGAACTCCCCGCGCCACCGGACAACGCCGTGTCCGATTACCGCAAGGTCCGCGACCGGGCGTCGTTCGCGTTCGCGGTGGTGTCGGTCGCCGCGGAGATCACCCTGCGCGGCGAGGAAATCGCCTCGGCGCGAATCGCTTTGGGTGGGGTCGCGCACAAGCCCTGGCGTGCCCGCAGCGCCGAGGAGGTGCTGACCGGCGCCGCCCCCACCGAGGAGACGTTCGCCGCCGCGGCCGACGCCGAACTCGCGGCCGCCCAACCGCAACCCGGCAACGAGTTCAAGGTCACGCTCACCCGCCGCACGCTGATCGCCGAACTGCGCGCGCTGACCGGACGGGGACCCCGATGA
- a CDS encoding xanthine dehydrogenase family protein molybdopterin-binding subunit yields the protein MTILDPQAIGAPLTRLDGRAKVTGAAPYAFEQPVDDPAYLHPIQSTVARGQVAAIDVNAARQIDGVLDILTVFDAPKLADASDGELSILQDDRVHFRGQIIGGVVAETAEIARHAASLVQVMYTEEAHDVELTVDHPGLYTPEEVNPSYPSDTDEGDVDAALAAAEVTVDQTYSTPIEHNNPMEPHACIAVWTTHDGRPTVTMYDSTQGVHAARKALAPIVGLEPDQLRVIAPHVGGGFGSKGAPHAHDVLVLLAAQRSGGRPVKLALTRQQMFSLVGYRTPTIQRIRLGAAKDGRLTALAHEVVEQTATVKEFAEQTAVTSRKMYAAPNRRTAHKLAALDVPVPFWFRAPGECPGTYAAEVAMDELALACGVDPIELRVRNDPDVDPETGNPWSGRHLVECLRLGAERFGWSDRDPRPAQRLSGDWYVGLGVASATYPAMQMPGNTARITYAAEGRYLVQIGAADIGTGTWTTLTQIAADALGCDVAAVELQIGDTDLPEASVAGGSSGINSWGRAIVAAARRFRSDHGDPAVIGASTEAEAPENPDAEKYTMQSFGAHFVEARVNRDTGEVRVPRMLGVFSIGRAINARTLRSQLIGGMTMGLSMALHEESVRDPRFGHVVTQDFATYHISAHADVAGIDAIWLDEVDQYANPMGSRGAGEIGIVGAAAAVVNAVYNATGVRVRDLPVTLDKVLAGLP from the coding sequence ATGACAATCCTCGACCCGCAGGCCATCGGCGCCCCGCTGACGCGGTTGGACGGCAGGGCCAAGGTCACCGGCGCCGCGCCGTACGCCTTCGAGCAACCCGTCGACGATCCGGCGTACCTGCATCCGATCCAGTCGACCGTCGCCCGCGGGCAGGTCGCAGCCATCGACGTGAACGCCGCACGGCAGATCGACGGCGTGCTGGACATCCTCACGGTGTTCGACGCGCCGAAGCTCGCCGACGCCTCCGACGGGGAGCTGTCGATCCTGCAGGACGACCGTGTGCACTTCCGCGGTCAGATCATCGGCGGCGTCGTCGCGGAGACCGCTGAGATCGCCCGGCACGCAGCCTCTCTCGTCCAGGTGATGTACACCGAGGAGGCGCACGACGTGGAACTGACCGTCGACCACCCCGGCCTCTACACCCCCGAGGAGGTCAACCCGTCCTACCCGTCGGACACCGACGAGGGCGACGTGGACGCCGCGCTGGCGGCCGCCGAGGTCACCGTCGACCAGACGTACTCCACACCGATCGAGCACAACAACCCGATGGAACCGCACGCCTGTATCGCGGTGTGGACGACACACGACGGTCGGCCAACGGTCACGATGTACGACTCCACCCAGGGCGTCCACGCCGCGCGCAAGGCGCTGGCGCCGATCGTCGGGCTCGAACCCGACCAGCTGCGCGTGATCGCCCCGCACGTCGGCGGCGGATTCGGGTCGAAGGGCGCACCGCACGCCCACGACGTGCTGGTGCTGCTGGCCGCGCAGCGCAGCGGTGGCCGCCCGGTGAAGCTGGCCCTGACGCGTCAGCAGATGTTCTCGCTGGTGGGTTATCGCACCCCGACGATCCAGCGCATCCGCCTCGGCGCGGCGAAGGACGGCAGGTTGACCGCGCTCGCCCACGAAGTCGTCGAACAGACCGCCACGGTCAAGGAATTCGCCGAGCAGACCGCGGTGACGTCGCGCAAGATGTACGCGGCGCCGAACCGGCGCACCGCGCACAAGCTGGCCGCACTCGACGTGCCGGTGCCGTTCTGGTTCCGCGCCCCCGGGGAGTGCCCCGGCACGTACGCCGCGGAAGTCGCGATGGACGAATTGGCGCTGGCCTGCGGTGTCGATCCGATCGAGCTGCGGGTGCGCAACGATCCCGACGTCGACCCCGAGACCGGTAACCCGTGGTCCGGCCGCCACCTCGTCGAATGCCTGCGGCTGGGCGCCGAACGGTTCGGCTGGTCCGACCGCGATCCACGGCCCGCGCAACGGCTTTCGGGTGACTGGTACGTCGGCCTGGGCGTCGCGTCGGCGACTTACCCCGCCATGCAGATGCCGGGGAACACCGCCCGCATCACCTACGCCGCCGAGGGCCGGTACCTGGTGCAGATCGGCGCCGCGGACATCGGCACCGGCACATGGACGACGTTGACACAGATCGCCGCCGACGCCCTGGGCTGTGACGTCGCCGCGGTCGAGTTGCAGATCGGGGACACCGACCTGCCCGAGGCGTCGGTGGCCGGCGGTTCCTCGGGGATCAACTCGTGGGGCCGGGCGATCGTGGCCGCCGCACGCCGATTCCGCAGTGACCACGGCGATCCGGCGGTGATCGGCGCCTCCACGGAGGCCGAGGCGCCGGAGAACCCTGACGCCGAGAAGTACACGATGCAGTCCTTCGGTGCGCATTTCGTCGAGGCGAGGGTCAACCGGGACACCGGCGAGGTGCGGGTGCCGCGGATGCTCGGCGTGTTCTCGATCGGCCGCGCGATCAACGCCCGCACGCTGCGATCCCAGCTCATCGGCGGGATGACGATGGGCCTGTCGATGGCGTTGCACGAGGAGAGCGTCCGCGATCCGCGGTTCGGGCATGTCGTCACACAGGATTTCGCGACCTATCACATCAGCGCGCACGCCGACGTGGCCGGCATCGACGCGATCTGGCTCGACGAGGTCGACCAGTACGCGAACCCGATGGGCTCGCGTGGCGCCGGTGAGATCGGCATCGTCGGAGCGGCCGCCGCCGTGGTGAACGCGGTCTACAACGCCACCGGCGTGCGGGTGCGCGACCTGCCGGTCACCCTCGACAAGGTGCTCGCCGGCCTACCCTGA
- the rfbA gene encoding glucose-1-phosphate thymidylyltransferase RfbA yields MRGIILAGGSGTRLYPITLGTSKQLLPVYDKPLIYYPLSTLIMAGIRDIQVITTADDAPAFHRLLGDGAQFGVNLTYATQDQPDGLAQAFVIGADHIGTDSVALVLGDNIFYGPGLGTGLRRFHDVSGGAIFAYWVANPSAYGVVEFSADGTALSLEEKPATPKSHYAVPGLYFYDNDVIEIARSLQKSARGEYEITEINQRYLDQGRLSVEVLARGTAWLDTGTFDSLLDASDYVRTIERRQGLKISVPEEVAWRVGFIDDEQLATRGQQLLKSGYGGYLLELLDR; encoded by the coding sequence ATGCGGGGAATCATCCTGGCGGGCGGGTCGGGCACCCGGCTGTATCCGATCACGCTCGGGACCAGCAAGCAGTTGCTGCCCGTGTACGACAAACCGCTGATCTACTACCCGCTGTCCACCCTGATCATGGCCGGCATCCGCGACATCCAGGTGATCACCACCGCCGACGACGCCCCGGCGTTTCACCGGTTGCTCGGCGACGGTGCGCAGTTCGGGGTGAACCTCACCTACGCGACACAGGACCAGCCCGACGGGCTCGCGCAGGCCTTCGTCATCGGCGCCGACCACATCGGCACCGACTCGGTGGCATTGGTGTTGGGGGACAACATTTTCTACGGTCCCGGGCTCGGCACCGGGCTGCGCCGTTTCCACGACGTCTCCGGTGGGGCGATCTTCGCCTACTGGGTCGCCAACCCGTCGGCGTATGGGGTGGTGGAGTTCAGCGCCGACGGCACCGCGCTGTCGCTGGAGGAGAAGCCGGCCACCCCGAAGTCGCACTACGCGGTGCCCGGCCTGTACTTCTACGACAACGACGTCATCGAGATCGCCCGCTCGCTGCAGAAGTCGGCGCGCGGGGAGTACGAGATCACCGAGATCAACCAGCGGTACCTGGATCAGGGCAGGCTCAGCGTCGAGGTCCTCGCCCGCGGCACCGCGTGGCTCGACACCGGCACGTTCGACTCGCTGCTCGACGCCAGCGACTACGTCCGCACCATCGAACGTCGTCAGGGGCTGAAGATCTCGGTGCCCGAGGAGGTGGCCTGGCGCGTCGGGTTCATCGACGACGAACAGCTGGCCACCCGCGGGCAGCAGCTGCTCAAATCCGGGTACGGCGGCTATCTGCTGGAGCTGCTCGACCGCTGA
- a CDS encoding nuclear transport factor 2 family protein, giving the protein MTTSEMATVLAWHDALNARDLGTLVELSSDDIEIGDAHGAAQGHAALQDWARGLDVQVEPGRIYVHDGVVVVEQQITSVTGETGTGASAFRVVHDKVTSVFRHPDLATALAATDLDEDDLTG; this is encoded by the coding sequence ATGACCACATCGGAGATGGCGACGGTGCTCGCCTGGCACGACGCGCTCAATGCCCGTGACCTCGGCACCCTGGTCGAGCTGTCCAGCGACGACATCGAGATCGGCGACGCGCACGGCGCCGCGCAAGGCCATGCGGCGCTGCAGGATTGGGCTCGGGGGCTCGACGTCCAGGTCGAGCCGGGCCGGATCTACGTCCACGACGGCGTGGTGGTCGTCGAACAGCAGATCACTTCGGTCACCGGGGAGACGGGGACCGGGGCGTCGGCGTTCCGGGTGGTCCACGACAAGGTGACCTCGGTCTTCCGGCATCCGGACCTGGCCACCGCACTGGCCGCCACCGACCTCGACGAAGACGACCTGACCGGCTGA